The window TACGCTTTTGTTTATCCAACTCGTTTGCGTTTGGTGGCAATAATGTGTCACTTGTTTTTGGTAATTAGCGCATCAACGGAAAAACACCGAATTAAAAATGTAACGCTAGGCACCTGTGCTAATTACTAAGTGCCAGCGCAAGTAAACTCGATTAAGTGCTCACGCCCTATTTGGGCGTTGTTTATTTTGCACCCTTAATCCGAAACTTAGGTTAATTCATGACACATTATTCGATTGAAGCGGTGCTTCCTCACGCCGACCCAATGATCTTACTCACTCGCTTGGTGAGCTATGATCAAGACTCTGCAGTTTGCGAGGTCGATATCTCTGCACAATCAGCGTTTTTTAACGAACAAACTCAATCAGTTGCAAGTTACATTGGTACTGAATATATGGCACAATCTATCGCAGCATACGCAGGTGCTTTAGCACTCGATGACAATGCTGCGGTTAAAATTGGATTTTTAATTGGTTCGCGTAAATATAAGACATTTACTCCTGAGTTTACGCTAGGGCAGACGTTAGCTGTTTCGGTTAAAAAACTGTTTCAAGAAGAAACAGGGTTAAGTGTATTTGAATGCCAAATTCTGCATGCAGATACGGTTCTTGCTGAAGCTAAAATCAATGTCTTTCAACCAGATGATCCTGTGCAGTTTTTAAAGGAACAACAATGACAAAACGTGTATTAGTAACTGGCTCAAGTCGCGGAATTGGCAAGGCCATCGCATTAAGATTGGCCGAAGACGGATTCGATATTACGCTTCATTGCCGCAGTGGCATTGACGCGGCAATGCAAGTAAAAGAACAAATAGAAGCACTTGGCCGTCACGTTAGCCTTGTTCAATTTGACGTATGTGACCGTAAAAAAACGCAGCAAGCATTGCTTGCGGATGTCGAAGCCCATGGAGCGTATTATGGCGTTGTCTGCAATGCCGGTGTAACACGCGATACTGCCTTTCCTGCAATGACAGGTGAAGAGTGGGATGAAGTATTAACCACAGGATTAGATGGTTTTTACAACGTAGTGCAACCTTTGGTGATGCCGATGATCCAAACTCGTAAAGGCGGCCGCATTATCACTATGGCGTCGGTATCGGGCATTGCAGGTAACCGTGGTCAGGTTAACTATAGCGCAGCAAAAGCGGGTTTAATTGGTGCAACTAAGGCACTGGCGCTGGAAGTGGCAAAACGTAAAATTACAGTAAATTGCGTCGCACCGGGTTTAGTTGCAACCGATATGGTTGATGATTTACCAGTCGATGAGATTTTAAAAATGGTACCTATGCGCCGTATGGCAGAGCCAAAAGAAGTGGCGGGTACAGTGGCATTTTTAATGTCAGATGACGCTGCCTATATTACGCGTCAGGTTATTTCGGTAAATGGTGGGTTAGTTTAGTGAAACGCGTTGTTGTAACAGGAATGTCTGCGATTACTGCGCTAGGCGATGATTGGCAAACGTTTAAAAGTGCCTTAAAAACAGGTGAAAACGCAGTAGAGACAATGCCAGATTGGACATTTATTAATGGCTTAAATACCAATTTGGGCGCGCCAGTGAAGCATTTTGAAAAGCCTAAGCATTATTCACGCAAAAAGATCCGTTCAATGGGACGGGTATCACTTATGGCAACGCGCGCAACAGAATTAGCTCTCGAACAAGCTGGCCTTTTAGAGCACCCATCGTTGACTAATGGCGATACAGGTATCGCGTACGGCTCATCAATCGGGTCTACTGCGCCGCTTATTCCATTTGGCCGCATGATGGACAGTGGCGAAATGACGGGTGTGACAGCAACGAGTTATATTCAAATGATGGCGCATACCGCGCCAGTTAACGTGGGCGTATTTTTTGGCTTAAAAGGCCGTGTTATTACGACAAGCTCGGCATGTACATCGGGTTCACAAGGTTTGGGCTATGCCTTTGAGGCGATTAAATTTGGTCGTCAAAAGCTAATGGTGGCCGGTGGCGCAGAAGAGCTGTGTGTAACCGAAGCTGCAGTATTTGATACCTTGTACGCAACCAGCTGCAAAAATGACACGCCAAAACAAACCCCACGCCCGTTTGATAAAGACCGTGATGGCCTAGTGATTGGTGAAGGTGCATGTACCTTTATTTTAGAAGAGTTAGAACACGCACAAGCGCGTGGCGCACATATTATTGCCGAAATTGTTGGCTTTGGCTGTAATTCAGACGGGCAACATGTAACCCAACCAACCAGCGAAACCATGCAAGTGGCGATTGAGCAAGCAATTGCCGAGGCGGGTATAGAAAAATCTCAAATTGGTTACGTGAATGCTCACGGCACTTCAACTGACCGTGGTGACATTGCTGAATCTCATGCAACTTTCAATGCGTTAGGTAAGGTGCCGATTAGTTCGTTAAAGAGTTATTTAGGACACACCTTAGGCGCGTGCGGCGCTATTGAAGCGTGGGCGAGCATTCATATGATGCAAGACAATTGGTTTGGTGGCACGACGAACTTAGATAATGTCGACCCAGAATGTGCGCCACTCGATTACTTAAATGTAGAGGGGCGTGAAATCAACACCGATTATGTGATGAGTAACAACTTTGCGTTTGGTGGGATCAATACCTCGTTAATCTTCAAACGCTGGTCGTAAATCATGTTGATGCGATGGATTGCACTTAGCTTGCTGTTTATCTCAACACTCAGTGTTGCCGATGAAGTCACGTTTGGTATTGGCGCGTTTTATTCATCGCTCCCGCATTATTTAGGCGCGGAACAAAACGAAAGTTATATGGTGCCGCTGCCGTACATTCACATTGAGAAAGAACACTATAAAGTAGAGCGCAACGAATTCGAATCATTTTATGAAGTTGCAACTAATCATTATATTAGTGTCAGTGCAGGTGGTGCCATTGCCGTATCAAGTAAAGATAATCGTGCCCGCGAAGGCATGGACGACCTTGCCTGGGTCGGCGAAATAGGCCCAAGCTATCAATATTTTAGTTTTGGTAATCCTACCTCAGACGACTATTTATATATTTCACCTTTTATTCGAAAAGCGTACGCATTTGATGGCGGAGATATTGACGATATCGGCAGTGTGTATGGCGTTATGCTAGAGGCGGGGCAGCAGATTTATCAAGACGGTCCGCATCAGGTAAACCTTACTGGACGTTTTAGTACCCGTTTTGGCAGCCATGCATACAACAGCTACTTTTATCACGTTGCTGAACAATTTCAAACAATTGACCGTTTGTCTTTTGATGCTGATGCGGGTTATCTTGCATCGGTATTTAGTTTAGGATTAACTTACGATAACGATTGGCTTTGGGCCGGCGGTTTTCTTCGTTATTATAATTATTCACACAGTGCAAATCAGCAAAGTCCCCTGTTGCGTGATAATCACAACGTTGCACTTGGTTTTGGCTTTGCATGGAAGTTTTATTCATTAAAAAATTAGGGAGAAGTAATGAAAAAATTAATTCTTGGTGTTTCGCTTGCACTTGCTGCAAGTACTGCAACGGCGCGTGATGATATTGGTCGTTACTCGGTTGAAGAGCTACTAAGCACAGCAAAAGCTGAGCAAGCGCTTGATCCAAACATTAAACTATTTTTTGGTAAGCAAAAAGCGGGCGAAGTAAAGTCAACTTACGGTGAAGTGCAAACCAATAAAAAAACCAACGCGTTCAACAAAAGCGATAAAGAAGCGTGCCAATGGGTAATGCTTAGCGCATTGAAATCATTACAAGAGCGCGCGCGTAGAGAAGGCATGAATGCCGTAATGAATATCAGTTCGTACTACAAAAAACGCGAATTTGTAAGTGATACTGAATTTGAATGTGGCGCAGGTTTTGTAATGGCCGGTGTGACATTAAAAGGTGATTTGGTTAAACTATAAGAGTTCAACCATTCTTTAAAAAAAGCCCGTTTAGGGCTTTTTTAATATTTAAGGCAGCAAAAATGCAAAACCAACCAAATAACCCATTACATGGCTTAACGTTAGAGAAAATTGTGACACAATTGGTCGAAGAGTATGGTTGGGATGGTCTTTACCGCGAGATTAAAATTAACTGTTTTTCAAACGATCCTTCAATCAAATCATCGCTAAAATTTTTACGTCGTACCCAATGGGCACGTGATAAAGTTGAAGCACTTTACCTTGATACGTTCCGCTAACTGATCTAAACGTCCAGTAACTCACTATAATTAAGTAACAATTTGAGAAATCAGGGAGTGCTTAATTATGAAAAACGAGCTAGACGCCAAACTATTATTGAAAGTATTCGACCTTATCTACCAAAAAGGCGAAGACTTTGAAGACGGTAAACTCTATCAAGGGATCACCGCGTTTTCTGATATTGACGGCTACACCATTTACCTGAAAGGAAATGGTGTATTGCTACGTTTTGGCTTTCACAACACCTATCATCTTGATTATGAACACAGTAAATTAAAAGACGTGTTTATGAGCAAACTCGAATCTTTGGTTAAAGAAGTAGAATAGCGCGTTCCCTTAGCTACCTAACTTAAATCTAAAAATTTAATTTAAAAAACGATACGCGCGAGGAGCTTATGAGACAGATAGTTATTGTAATTCTTTTACTGTTAGTTACCGGATGCACAACGCATTATCCAAACCAAGATATTGAAGGTAAACGGTTTCCAAATGTCACAGGCACGAGTTTAGAAAAGCAAACAGTGAGTTTACCAGCGCATGTTGCTGGCAAGCCGAGTGTATATTTAATTGGCTATAAACAAGATTCGCAATTTGATATTGATCGCTGGTTAATTGGACTTGATATGAAAGAAGTGGATGTGGTTGCTTTT of the Pseudoalteromonas spongiae UST010723-006 genome contains:
- a CDS encoding hotdog family protein: MTHYSIEAVLPHADPMILLTRLVSYDQDSAVCEVDISAQSAFFNEQTQSVASYIGTEYMAQSIAAYAGALALDDNAAVKIGFLIGSRKYKTFTPEFTLGQTLAVSVKKLFQEETGLSVFECQILHADTVLAEAKINVFQPDDPVQFLKEQQ
- the fabG gene encoding 3-oxoacyl-ACP reductase FabG, which gives rise to MTKRVLVTGSSRGIGKAIALRLAEDGFDITLHCRSGIDAAMQVKEQIEALGRHVSLVQFDVCDRKKTQQALLADVEAHGAYYGVVCNAGVTRDTAFPAMTGEEWDEVLTTGLDGFYNVVQPLVMPMIQTRKGGRIITMASVSGIAGNRGQVNYSAAKAGLIGATKALALEVAKRKITVNCVAPGLVATDMVDDLPVDEILKMVPMRRMAEPKEVAGTVAFLMSDDAAYITRQVISVNGGLV
- a CDS encoding beta-ketoacyl-ACP synthase; translation: MKRVVVTGMSAITALGDDWQTFKSALKTGENAVETMPDWTFINGLNTNLGAPVKHFEKPKHYSRKKIRSMGRVSLMATRATELALEQAGLLEHPSLTNGDTGIAYGSSIGSTAPLIPFGRMMDSGEMTGVTATSYIQMMAHTAPVNVGVFFGLKGRVITTSSACTSGSQGLGYAFEAIKFGRQKLMVAGGAEELCVTEAAVFDTLYATSCKNDTPKQTPRPFDKDRDGLVIGEGACTFILEELEHAQARGAHIIAEIVGFGCNSDGQHVTQPTSETMQVAIEQAIAEAGIEKSQIGYVNAHGTSTDRGDIAESHATFNALGKVPISSLKSYLGHTLGACGAIEAWASIHMMQDNWFGGTTNLDNVDPECAPLDYLNVEGREINTDYVMSNNFAFGGINTSLIFKRWS
- a CDS encoding MipA/OmpV family protein, with the protein product MLMRWIALSLLFISTLSVADEVTFGIGAFYSSLPHYLGAEQNESYMVPLPYIHIEKEHYKVERNEFESFYEVATNHYISVSAGGAIAVSSKDNRAREGMDDLAWVGEIGPSYQYFSFGNPTSDDYLYISPFIRKAYAFDGGDIDDIGSVYGVMLEAGQQIYQDGPHQVNLTGRFSTRFGSHAYNSYFYHVAEQFQTIDRLSFDADAGYLASVFSLGLTYDNDWLWAGGFLRYYNYSHSANQQSPLLRDNHNVALGFGFAWKFYSLKN
- a CDS encoding VF530 family DNA-binding protein, whose product is MQNQPNNPLHGLTLEKIVTQLVEEYGWDGLYREIKINCFSNDPSIKSSLKFLRRTQWARDKVEALYLDTFR
- a CDS encoding DUF3081 family protein, producing MKNELDAKLLLKVFDLIYQKGEDFEDGKLYQGITAFSDIDGYTIYLKGNGVLLRFGFHNTYHLDYEHSKLKDVFMSKLESLVKEVE